The stretch of DNA AGACCTACAGGAAATTGTCGAATTTTTACGTGAACCACAAAAATTTCAACGCCTAGGAGGGCGTATTCCACGGGGCGTTTTGCTGGTGGGGCCTCCAGGAACTGGTAAAACTTTGCTTGCGCGCTCTGTTGCTGGAGAAGCCAATGTGCCCTTCTTTACTATTTCAGGCTCCGATTTTGTCGAAATGTTTGTCGGTGTTGGGGCAAGCCGCGTGCGCGATATGTTTGAGCAGGCGAAAAAAAATGCGCCCTGTATTATCTTTATTGATGAAATCGATGCTGTTGGTCGCCATCGTGGTGCTGGACTGGGAGGTGGAAACGATGAGCGTGAGCAGACCTTAAATCAGTTGCTTGTCGAAATGGATGGGTTTGAGCCCAATGAAAGTATCATTCTTATTGCTGCAACAAACCGTCCTGACGTGCTCGACCCTGCTCTGTTAAGACCGGGGCGGTTTGATCGGCAAGTTGTCGTACCAAACCCCGATGTTGCTGGGCGTGAGCAAATCTTGAAGGTGCATGTGCGTAATGTACCTTTAGCGCCTAATGTTGATTTGAAAGTTTTAGCAAGAGGAACACCAGGATTTTCCGGTGCTGATTTGATGAATCTTGTCAATGAAGCCGCTCTCATGGCTGCTAGCCGCAATAAAAGAGTTGTGACTATGCAAGAGTTCGAAGATGCGAAAGATAAGGTGATGATGGGAGCTGAACGTCGTTCAACTGCCATGACACAAGAAGAAAAAGAACTCACCGCTTATCACGAAGCAGGGCATGCTATCGTGGCTCTCAATGTTCCTGTTGCGGACCCTGTTCATAAAGCAACAATTGTGCCAAGGGGAAGAGCTTTGGGAATGGTGATGCAATTGCCTGAAGGTGATCGCTATTCTATGAGTTATCGGTGGATGATTTCTCGTCTGGCCATCATGATGGGCGGGCGTGTGGCCGAAGAATTGAAATTTGGAAAGGAAAATATCACATCTGGTGCTTCGTCTGATATCGAACAGGCAACAAAATTAGCACGTGCGATGATCACACGATGGGGATTTTCTGATCTTCTTGGTAATGTTGCTTATGGCGATAATCAGGATGAAGTCTTTTTAGGCCATTCCGTTGCACGAACACAAAATGTCTCTGAGGAAACCGCACGCATGATTGATGCTGAAGTGCGCAAGCTTATTGATGATGCTTATACAAATGCTACCAAAATTTTGAAAACAAAAAGACAAGAGTGGTTCGCTCTTGCGCAAGGTTTGTTGGAATATGAAACTTTAACTGGGGCTGAAATTAACGAAGTTATTGCAGGAAAGCCTCCTTCACGAACACAAAAAAATGAAGGTGCTTCTGTGCGCACTTCTTCTGTACCTAAAACTGGGGCAATTAAGGCTGGGGCTCATATAAAAGCGGGTGATAAGGCAGATGTTGGTAAAGCGGATGCTGATAAAACAGCTTCCGGTAAAGGAGAAGTGCGAAAAGCAGAGGAAAAAGTTGGAAAACAAACAACAAAATCCACTGATGTTGAATTTAAAGGAGCACAATCTCATGGAGCTGAGAAAAAAGCATCAAGCGCAAAAAATACCGACAAAGTAGTAAATCATCCTAAAAATAAAACCGGTGCTGGAAAAAAGTCAAATGCTATGGAACGTGATAAAGGAAAAAAAGAACCTTCTAACAAGACTTGAATGATTATGTTTCGAGAAAGATTTTAAGCAAGTTTTTTTGAAAGAGGCGCGAGCAAGGCTTGCGCCTTTGGAGCAATTTAGGGGGAATGTGTGAGCGGAGGTGTTTGTGGCTGCAGAGCTTAGCGGATGAGGGAGATGCGATGTTGGGTGGCAGTGGAGCGATTGTTTTTTGTCAGAACCTAGCTATCTTATGGTTTTGTTGATAAGGGGATTGTATGTGTAAGGTATGTGAAGGGGGTAATGCTTGATGCGTGGGATGGAGAAGCATAATTGGTGAAGTCGGTGTGGGTTGTTGGTGGAAACAGAGATTTGTTTTCAATGATGGGGTTAGTGGATTCCTTTAGGGGACGCGTTGAGAGGGTGGATTTGGAAGGCGTGATTGGTTGAATGTCTGAAAGAATGAAGGGGTGCAAATGATCTGCTACCATTGGAGTATTTTACGATACCAAGATTCTGTTTTATCAGTATCCCAAGAGAAGAAGTGTATATAAAGGAAAAGAGGGATGGCACAAAAATATTTTGGTACAGATGGAATTCGGGGTAAAGCCAATGTTTTTCCCATGACGCCAGATTTTGCCATGAAAGTGGGTATGGCTGTAGGGATTTTTTTTCGCTCACAGCATCAAACGCGCCGTGTGGTGATTGGTAAGGATACGCGTTTATCGAGTTATATGTTAGAAAATGCTTTGGTTTCAGGATTTACTGCTGCGGGCATGGAAGCTTTTTTGTTGGGACCTGTGCCAACACCCGCTGTTGCT from Bartonella taylorii encodes:
- the ftsH gene encoding ATP-dependent zinc metalloprotease FtsH, which translates into the protein MNSNYRSLLIWGVIALILIVSFSFFNGDSQRSGGGEVSYSEFLQKVENNELKSVTIQGQKLTGQTIEHRVISTYAPRDPGLIQKLESRNVNVKAIPESSGNSIFLNLLFSLLPVIIIVGAWVFFMRQMQNGSRGAMGFGKSKAKLLNEAQGRITFQDVAGVEEAKQDLQEIVEFLREPQKFQRLGGRIPRGVLLVGPPGTGKTLLARSVAGEANVPFFTISGSDFVEMFVGVGASRVRDMFEQAKKNAPCIIFIDEIDAVGRHRGAGLGGGNDEREQTLNQLLVEMDGFEPNESIILIAATNRPDVLDPALLRPGRFDRQVVVPNPDVAGREQILKVHVRNVPLAPNVDLKVLARGTPGFSGADLMNLVNEAALMAASRNKRVVTMQEFEDAKDKVMMGAERRSTAMTQEEKELTAYHEAGHAIVALNVPVADPVHKATIVPRGRALGMVMQLPEGDRYSMSYRWMISRLAIMMGGRVAEELKFGKENITSGASSDIEQATKLARAMITRWGFSDLLGNVAYGDNQDEVFLGHSVARTQNVSEETARMIDAEVRKLIDDAYTNATKILKTKRQEWFALAQGLLEYETLTGAEINEVIAGKPPSRTQKNEGASVRTSSVPKTGAIKAGAHIKAGDKADVGKADADKTASGKGEVRKAEEKVGKQTTKSTDVEFKGAQSHGAEKKASSAKNTDKVVNHPKNKTGAGKKSNAMERDKGKKEPSNKT